In Haloimpatiens massiliensis, the following are encoded in one genomic region:
- a CDS encoding flavin reductase family protein: MDINYTLNLEEALKNLQHRGAFLTVTDREGNTNTMTIGWGNIGYEWGRPVFIALVRESRYTHKLLENAEDFTVSIPMDDSMKDAIGFCGSKSGREYDKFKECHLGVQKSENVKSPSIENCGMIYECKIVYKHNMDINLLDEDIKKKWYKEEESKWYAPGDAHTIYYGEILECYNNK, translated from the coding sequence ATGGATATTAATTATACTTTAAATTTGGAAGAAGCTTTAAAAAATTTACAACACAGAGGAGCATTTCTAACTGTTACAGATAGGGAAGGAAATACAAATACCATGACCATAGGTTGGGGTAATATAGGATACGAATGGGGAAGACCCGTGTTTATAGCATTGGTAAGGGAGTCAAGATATACTCATAAATTATTAGAAAATGCTGAAGACTTTACTGTATCAATACCTATGGACGATAGTATGAAAGATGCTATAGGTTTTTGTGGAAGTAAATCAGGAAGAGAGTATGATAAATTTAAAGAATGTCATTTAGGTGTGCAAAAAAGTGAAAATGTTAAATCACCTTCCATAGAAAATTGTGGAATGATTTATGAATGTAAAATAGTTTATAAGCACAACATGGATATTAATTTATTAGATGAAGATATTAAGAAAAAATGGTATAAGGAAGAAGAGAGCAAGTGGTATGCACCTGGAGATGCCCACACTATATATTATGGAGAAATATTAGAGTGTTATAATAATAAATAA
- the oraE gene encoding D-ornithine 4,5-aminomutase subunit OraE, with the protein MGNEKKKLMENEKINVEEILKDLDNYKPKRRGWHWREAYNEPVGDFNYSEISKPLKKSRPLPAARGFNNIDPQPIQVITSEIASGRFEDDIRRMRMAAWHGADHIMVIRTAGQSHYDGLIEGTPEGIGGVPITRKEVRATRKALDMIEEEVGREINFHSYVSGVAGPDIAVMFAEEGVNGAHQDPQYNVLYRNINMVRSFVDAAVAKRIMAFADILQIDGAHNANATAMKGYNVLPELMVQHAINAKYSEMVGMKKENISLSTVPPTAPPAPCLKLDLPYAVALRKMFKDYKMRAQMNTKYMESCTREATVTHVLNMLISKLTSADIQSTITPDEGRNVPWHYNSIHAVNTAKQALLGMDGLKEMVELKDEGYLPNKVREITERAILFLEEIIEVGGYFKAVEEGFFVDSGMYPERNGDGIARKIQKGVAADTVVLRDKDYFAPVCAHFGYNHIPEKYNIEKPCEAINGCTLCKHEKIQYIDELDPNDNVYKRMEKVKEDGTIKPEVEWSKDGIVTINMFIPEDERTSEAAALEIAKNMNLLDPEVIHKQILQDSEGTYVEVKGKVNFSINKSELKVPEKKQILSDETMREFVKKHPIRVVAATVGEDEHSVGLREIIDIKHGGIEKYGIDCVYLGTSCPVEKLIDAAIETKAQAILASTIITHNDVHVKNMQKLNNLCIEKGVRDSIILVSGGTQVTDEIAKANGMDVGFGRGSHGNDVASFIVETLQKRLEE; encoded by the coding sequence ATGGGTAATGAAAAGAAAAAGCTTATGGAAAACGAAAAAATAAATGTAGAAGAGATATTAAAAGATTTAGATAATTATAAGCCAAAGAGAAGGGGATGGCATTGGAGAGAGGCATACAATGAGCCTGTAGGTGATTTTAACTATAGTGAAATATCAAAGCCTTTAAAAAAGAGCAGACCTCTTCCAGCAGCAAGAGGATTTAATAATATAGATCCTCAACCTATTCAGGTTATTACTTCTGAAATTGCATCAGGTAGATTTGAAGACGATATAAGAAGGATGAGAATGGCGGCTTGGCATGGGGCAGATCATATAATGGTTATAAGAACCGCGGGGCAAAGCCATTATGATGGACTTATTGAGGGTACTCCAGAAGGTATAGGCGGAGTTCCTATTACAAGAAAGGAAGTAAGAGCTACTAGAAAAGCTTTAGATATGATAGAGGAGGAAGTGGGAAGAGAGATAAATTTCCATTCCTATGTTTCAGGAGTAGCAGGTCCAGATATTGCAGTAATGTTTGCAGAAGAAGGAGTAAATGGAGCACATCAAGATCCTCAGTATAACGTTTTATATAGAAATATCAATATGGTTAGATCCTTTGTAGATGCTGCTGTGGCAAAGAGAATAATGGCCTTTGCAGATATTCTTCAAATAGATGGAGCACATAATGCAAATGCAACAGCTATGAAAGGCTACAATGTATTGCCAGAGTTAATGGTTCAGCATGCTATAAATGCTAAATATTCAGAAATGGTGGGAATGAAAAAAGAAAATATATCATTATCTACAGTCCCTCCTACAGCACCACCAGCTCCTTGTTTAAAGTTAGATTTGCCTTATGCTGTGGCTTTAAGAAAGATGTTTAAAGATTATAAAATGAGAGCTCAAATGAATACTAAATATATGGAGTCCTGTACTAGAGAAGCTACAGTAACTCACGTTTTAAATATGCTCATTTCAAAATTAACCTCGGCAGATATACAAAGTACTATAACACCGGATGAAGGAAGAAATGTCCCATGGCATTACAATAGTATACATGCAGTTAATACAGCAAAACAAGCTTTATTAGGTATGGATGGACTTAAGGAAATGGTAGAGCTTAAGGATGAAGGATATTTACCAAACAAAGTTAGGGAAATTACTGAAAGAGCTATATTATTCTTAGAAGAAATAATAGAAGTAGGGGGATATTTTAAAGCAGTAGAAGAAGGATTCTTTGTGGATTCAGGCATGTATCCAGAAAGAAATGGGGATGGTATAGCTAGAAAAATTCAAAAGGGAGTAGCAGCAGATACGGTAGTTCTTAGAGATAAGGATTATTTCGCTCCAGTTTGTGCTCATTTTGGATATAATCATATACCTGAAAAATATAATATAGAAAAGCCTTGTGAGGCCATAAATGGATGTACTTTATGTAAGCATGAAAAAATACAGTATATAGATGAGTTAGACCCAAATGATAATGTATATAAAAGAATGGAAAAAGTTAAAGAGGATGGAACCATAAAGCCAGAAGTGGAGTGGAGTAAAGATGGTATTGTAACCATTAATATGTTTATACCAGAGGATGAACGAACCAGCGAAGCGGCTGCTCTTGAAATAGCTAAAAATATGAATTTATTAGATCCAGAGGTTATACACAAACAAATTTTGCAGGATAGTGAAGGAACTTATGTAGAGGTTAAAGGTAAAGTTAATTTCTCAATTAATAAGAGCGAATTAAAGGTTCCAGAAAAGAAACAAATTTTGAGTGATGAAACTATGAGAGAGTTTGTTAAGAAGCATCCAATAAGAGTTGTAGCAGCCACTGTTGGAGAAGATGAACATTCTGTTGGACTTAGAGAAATAATAGATATAAAACACGGGGGAATAGAAAAATACGGTATTGACTGTGTATATCTTGGAACTTCTTGTCCAGTTGAGAAACTTATAGATGCAGCTATAGAAACTAAGGCTCAGGCTATACTTGCCAGTACCATAATAACTCATAATGACGTACATGTAAAAAATATGCAGAAGTTAAATAATCTCTGCATAGAAAAAGGAGTTAGAGATAGTATTATATTGGTTTCTGGAGGAACTCAGGTAACAGATGAAATTGCTAAAGCCAATGGAATGGATGTAGGATTTGGCAGAGGTTCTCATGGTAATGATGTAGCATCTTTCATAGTAGAAACTCTTCAAAAAAGATTAGAAGAATAA
- the orr gene encoding ornithine racemase Orr, whose translation MGKSYPCIEVYLKKITHNAKIIVEMCNKSGIHVVGVTKVFCAERPIVESEIKGGIELVGDSRLENLIKIKDLKCRKMLLRIPMERNSAKVVKYSDISLNSEFCTIKALSKAAQKINRIHAVILMIDVGDLREGILEKDVLDTVKQIIKLPNIKLCGIGTNLTCYGGIIPDENNLGKLLKIKKMLKEQLNLELPIISGGNSSSIHLVINEKMPKGINQLRIGEGIALGRETAFGESIEGCYRDCFVLKGEIIEIKEKPSIPVGNIGMDAFGEIPHFEDKGIRKRAIVAMGRQDIKIDGTFPRDKYITVLGGSSDHLILDVTDSKEEYDVGDILEFNVDYGCLLQAMTSPYIKKYYIE comes from the coding sequence ATGGGAAAAAGTTATCCTTGTATAGAAGTTTATTTGAAAAAAATAACCCATAATGCCAAAATAATAGTGGAAATGTGTAACAAATCAGGTATACATGTAGTGGGGGTCACTAAAGTATTTTGTGCTGAAAGACCAATTGTAGAAAGTGAAATAAAAGGTGGAATAGAGCTGGTAGGAGATTCTAGATTAGAAAACTTAATAAAGATAAAAGATTTAAAGTGTAGAAAAATGCTTTTACGAATACCCATGGAGAGAAACAGTGCTAAGGTGGTTAAATACTCAGATATCAGTTTAAATTCAGAATTTTGTACTATAAAAGCTTTGTCAAAAGCAGCCCAAAAAATAAATAGGATACACGCAGTAATTCTAATGATAGATGTGGGAGATTTAAGAGAAGGGATTCTGGAGAAAGATGTACTGGATACAGTAAAACAAATAATTAAACTACCAAATATAAAATTATGCGGAATTGGCACTAATTTAACTTGTTATGGAGGTATAATTCCCGATGAAAATAATTTAGGAAAGCTTTTAAAAATAAAAAAAATGTTAAAAGAACAATTAAATTTAGAATTGCCTATTATATCAGGAGGAAATTCTAGTAGTATACATTTAGTTATAAATGAAAAAATGCCTAAGGGAATAAATCAACTTAGAATAGGTGAAGGTATTGCACTAGGCAGAGAAACTGCTTTTGGGGAGAGTATAGAGGGTTGCTATAGAGATTGTTTTGTATTAAAAGGAGAAATAATAGAAATAAAAGAAAAACCATCAATTCCTGTAGGCAACATAGGTATGGATGCTTTCGGAGAAATCCCTCATTTTGAGGATAAGGGAATAAGAAAAAGAGCCATTGTTGCTATGGGGAGACAGGATATAAAGATTGATGGAACTTTTCCTAGAGATAAATACATTACAGTTTTAGGAGGTAGTAGTGATCATTTAATATTAGATGTGACAGATAGTAAAGAGGAATATGATGTGGGAGATATATTAGAATTTAATGTAGATTATGGCTGTTTACTTCAAGCTATGACCTCTCCTTATATTAAAAAATATTATATAGAATAA
- the ord gene encoding 2,4-diaminopentanoate dehydrogenase, which translates to MEKVKVISWGLGAMGSGMAKMLLEKKDVEIVAAVDMAPFKIGKDLGEVLGLDKKLNVQISDDFSKVKHVEADVVILAIDSFVKNVFPCIKKIVENKMNCITIAEEMAYPYEAHKELAEEMDRLAKENGVTILGTGVNPGFVLDTMIITLSAACRKVQSISASRVNDLSPFGLTVMKTQGVGTTLEEFEEGIKNGSIVGHIGFRQSIPMIAKALGLEIDEIVETREPIISNTYRETDCVKVEPGMVAGCCHIAYGKRNGKNIITLEHPQQINPQSEGVDTGDYIHIKGDADLDLCIKPETPGGIGTMAMAVNTIPLVISSKPGLRTMIDLPLPHAIENSFVEQIKYYRGE; encoded by the coding sequence ATGGAAAAAGTTAAAGTTATTTCTTGGGGACTTGGAGCTATGGGAAGTGGAATGGCCAAAATGCTTTTAGAAAAAAAAGATGTGGAAATTGTAGCAGCTGTGGATATGGCACCATTTAAAATTGGAAAAGATTTGGGAGAGGTATTGGGGTTAGACAAAAAATTAAATGTGCAGATAAGTGACGATTTTTCTAAGGTTAAGCATGTGGAGGCAGATGTAGTTATTCTTGCTATTGATTCTTTTGTAAAGAATGTATTTCCGTGCATAAAAAAAATAGTTGAAAATAAGATGAACTGCATAACTATTGCAGAAGAAATGGCTTATCCATATGAAGCACATAAAGAACTAGCAGAGGAAATGGATAGATTGGCAAAAGAAAATGGAGTTACTATATTGGGAACGGGAGTTAATCCGGGCTTTGTACTAGATACAATGATAATTACCTTGTCAGCTGCTTGTAGGAAAGTGCAATCTATAAGCGCTTCTAGAGTAAACGATTTATCTCCATTTGGACTTACAGTTATGAAAACACAAGGTGTAGGCACAACATTGGAAGAATTTGAAGAAGGAATTAAAAATGGGTCTATAGTAGGACATATAGGATTTAGACAATCTATACCTATGATTGCTAAGGCATTAGGACTAGAAATAGATGAAATAGTGGAAACTAGAGAACCTATTATATCCAATACTTATAGAGAAACTGATTGTGTAAAGGTAGAACCAGGAATGGTTGCTGGATGTTGTCATATTGCTTATGGTAAAAGGAATGGAAAGAATATTATAACTCTTGAGCATCCACAGCAAATAAATCCTCAAAGTGAGGGAGTGGACACTGGTGATTATATTCACATTAAAGGAGATGCTGATTTAGATCTTTGTATAAAACCAGAAACTCCTGGTGGAATAGGTACTATGGCTATGGCAGTTAATACTATACCATTAGTTATTTCTAGTAAGCCAGGTCTTAGAACTATGATAGATCTACCTTTGCCACATGCTATAGAAAATAGTTTTGTAGAGCAAATAAAGTATTATAGAGGTGAGTAA
- the ortB gene encoding 2-amino-4-oxopentanoate thiolase subunit OrtB: MSKYYDLMERKNEIMLKSVKINYSKYEKSNIAFDYEEMMRDTGYELNEVMRIQKETGVGNTPLLELRNLTALARKVSKTGQAARIFLKDESANPSGSFKDRRAALSVYDAKRKGYKGVVSATSGNYGAAVASQAAMRGLKCIIVQECYDSTKVGQPEILEKGRKCECLGAEVIQLTVGPELFYTFLKVLENTGYYNASLYSPSGIAGVESLGYEIYNQCKERFGKEPEGVVITHAGGGNLTGTARGLKKAGAINTKVIGASVDLTGLHMASDIDFNRKSFTTGHTGFGIPFMTWPDRSDVPRSAARPLRYMDRYVTVNQGEVFYMTELLSQIEGMERGPAGNTSLAAAFVIAQEMKNDEILVVQETEYTGAGKHILPQLTFAKNNGVIVKLGDPKEEVPGKNIVIPDHPSKLFIEEKDLNSYRKSLIKNNLKTSRAAVFSEEDMEFLCEETRLNKKEVLDIIGSLGKEI; this comes from the coding sequence TTGAGTAAATATTATGATTTAATGGAAAGAAAAAATGAAATAATGCTTAAATCTGTAAAAATAAATTATTCTAAATATGAAAAATCTAATATTGCTTTTGATTATGAAGAGATGATGAGGGATACAGGATATGAACTTAATGAAGTAATGAGGATACAAAAGGAAACTGGTGTTGGAAATACGCCATTATTAGAATTAAGAAATTTAACAGCTTTAGCAAGAAAGGTATCCAAAACTGGCCAAGCAGCTAGGATATTTTTGAAAGATGAAAGTGCTAATCCTTCAGGAAGTTTTAAGGATAGAAGAGCAGCTTTATCTGTATATGATGCTAAGAGAAAAGGTTATAAGGGAGTGGTATCTGCTACATCAGGAAACTATGGTGCTGCAGTGGCTTCTCAAGCAGCTATGCGGGGACTTAAATGCATAATAGTTCAAGAATGTTATGATTCTACAAAAGTAGGTCAACCTGAAATTCTTGAAAAGGGAAGAAAATGTGAATGCCTAGGAGCAGAGGTAATACAACTGACAGTAGGACCGGAATTATTTTACACATTTTTAAAGGTTTTAGAAAACACTGGATATTATAATGCTTCTCTATATTCCCCTAGTGGTATAGCGGGAGTTGAAAGCTTGGGATATGAAATATATAACCAGTGCAAAGAGAGATTTGGAAAGGAACCAGAAGGTGTGGTCATAACTCATGCTGGTGGAGGAAATTTAACTGGTACTGCTAGAGGACTTAAGAAGGCGGGAGCTATAAATACTAAAGTTATAGGGGCTTCTGTAGATTTAACAGGATTGCACATGGCATCAGATATAGATTTTAATAGAAAATCATTTACCACTGGACATACAGGCTTTGGAATTCCTTTTATGACTTGGCCTGATAGGTCGGATGTACCAAGAAGTGCAGCTAGACCATTAAGATACATGGATAGATATGTAACTGTAAACCAAGGTGAGGTATTTTATATGACAGAGTTGCTTTCTCAAATAGAAGGCATGGAAAGGGGTCCGGCAGGTAATACATCTTTAGCCGCAGCTTTTGTCATAGCTCAAGAAATGAAGAATGATGAGATTCTAGTTGTACAAGAAACAGAATATACAGGGGCAGGAAAACATATACTTCCACAGCTTACTTTTGCTAAAAATAATGGGGTAATAGTAAAATTAGGCGATCCTAAAGAAGAAGTGCCAGGGAAAAATATTGTAATACCAGATCATCCATCAAAGTTATTTATAGAAGAAAAAGATTTAAATTCTTATAGAAAATCTTTAATTAAAAATAATTTAAAAACTTCAAGAGCTGCTGTTTTTAGTGAAGAGGATATGGAGTTTTTATGTGAAGAGACAAGGCTTAATAAAAAAGAAGTTTTAGACATTATAGGAAGTCTTGGAAAAGAAATATAG
- the ortA gene encoding 2-amino-4-oxopentanoate thiolase subunit OrtA, translated as MIEKGTWVEITRVVLEPEERADNIPEDTKKTPLKMWVKGFCKRECDIGEEVEIETLTGRCEKGIVTDVEPRYVHDFGEYVREISLIGIQARKILSDEK; from the coding sequence ATGATTGAAAAGGGAACATGGGTTGAGATAACAAGAGTGGTTTTAGAACCAGAAGAAAGAGCAGATAATATACCAGAAGATACTAAGAAAACTCCATTAAAAATGTGGGTAAAGGGTTTTTGTAAAAGAGAATGTGATATAGGAGAAGAAGTAGAAATAGAGACGTTGACAGGAAGATGTGAAAAGGGAATAGTTACAGATGTGGAGCCAAGATATGTACATGATTTTGGAGAGTATGTAAGGGAGATTTCTCTTATAGGAATTCAAGCAAGAAAAATATTAAGTGATGAAAAGTAA
- a CDS encoding AEC family transporter, translating to MANLGVINQVLILFLIIGVGYIARKIGILNKELNKGFSDLLLKITLPFMIIGSFNHKFSPEMMKNIKSIFIYSSLIHILLIPLSKAFYIKFPKDRDKKDILRFVTVFSNCGFMGYPVLQSIYGNIGILYASVFNIPFTIFSWTFGVMLFTKDKESRSLKKVMTNPGIIAVIIGVVIFLFSIKLPYALMNTLNLVGSITTPVSMILIGSMLAEVKFSDIFKETSIYYASIIRLLVIPIIIYYFMNFCGIDKFLINIAVIVEAMPAAAICSIFAESYGKNPKYASQSVFITTMLSIITIPLILMIIK from the coding sequence GTGGCAAATTTAGGGGTCATAAATCAAGTATTAATTTTATTTTTAATCATTGGAGTAGGATATATTGCTAGAAAAATAGGAATATTAAATAAGGAACTAAATAAAGGATTTTCAGATTTACTACTTAAAATAACACTTCCTTTTATGATAATAGGTTCTTTCAATCATAAGTTTTCACCAGAAATGATGAAAAATATAAAGAGTATTTTTATATATTCTTCCCTTATACATATCTTATTGATTCCTTTAAGCAAAGCTTTTTATATTAAATTTCCAAAAGATAGGGATAAAAAAGATATTTTAAGGTTTGTAACTGTTTTTTCAAATTGTGGATTTATGGGATATCCAGTACTTCAAAGTATATACGGTAACATTGGAATACTATATGCATCGGTTTTTAATATTCCTTTTACCATATTTAGCTGGACTTTTGGAGTTATGTTGTTTACAAAAGATAAAGAGTCTAGAAGTTTAAAAAAAGTAATGACAAATCCAGGTATAATAGCAGTTATTATAGGTGTAGTAATATTTTTGTTTTCTATAAAGTTGCCTTATGCATTAATGAATACTCTGAATTTAGTTGGGTCTATTACAACTCCGGTATCTATGATACTTATAGGTAGTATGTTGGCAGAGGTAAAGTTTTCAGATATATTTAAGGAAACATCCATATACTATGCGTCTATAATAAGACTCTTAGTTATACCAATAATTATTTATTATTTTATGAATTTTTGTGGAATTGATAAATTTTTGATAAACATAGCTGTAATAGTTGAAGCTATGCCTGCAGCAGCTATATGTTCAATATTTGCTGAAAGTTATGGTAAAAATCCTAAATATGCATCACAAAGTGTATTTATTACTACTATGCTTTCTATAATTACCATACCACTTATACTTATGATTATTAAATAA
- a CDS encoding GlmL-related ornithine degradation protein codes for MKVDYLIAEIGSTTTLVSALDFNSKEILVAQGKANTTVLQGDVTVGLKKAIGEIEESLGEKIVWNKMLATSSAAGGLKITVHGLVQDMTVKAAREAALGAGGIIKNVTAGKLYKSDLRKIKELKPNLIMIAGGTDYGERDTAIYNAEVINRENFGIPVIYCGNIANREDIKEILQGQEFYIVDNVYPRIDELNVEPAREVIQRAFENNIVKAPGMDRIKEMVDGTIMPTPGAVMESAKLLYDSIGDVLVIDVGGATTDVHSVTEGSSEIQDILLSPEPKAKRTVEGDLGVYINSSNVIEILEDIEMEGLNREYIKNNIEPIPMTKEQKKCSCILTKKAVNTAVDRHVGYIKRVYGSGKKFIAYGKDLSKVRYIVGTGGALTKLPEGENMLKGIKYLKEDLTMYPREEAKVLIDHMYIMACAGVLARENKEYALKLIEKSLNL; via the coding sequence ATGAAGGTTGACTATTTAATAGCAGAAATAGGAAGTACTACTACTTTAGTAAGTGCACTAGATTTTAATAGCAAAGAAATACTTGTAGCGCAGGGTAAAGCCAATACCACAGTGCTTCAAGGAGATGTAACAGTAGGACTTAAAAAAGCTATAGGTGAAATAGAGGAAAGTTTAGGAGAAAAGATCGTATGGAATAAAATGCTCGCCACTAGTAGTGCTGCAGGTGGTCTTAAAATAACAGTTCATGGTTTGGTTCAGGATATGACAGTTAAGGCTGCTAGGGAAGCAGCCCTTGGTGCTGGGGGTATAATTAAAAATGTCACAGCAGGAAAGCTCTATAAAAGTGATTTAAGAAAAATTAAAGAATTAAAGCCTAATTTGATAATGATAGCTGGGGGAACAGATTATGGAGAACGCGATACAGCTATTTATAATGCAGAGGTTATAAATAGAGAAAACTTTGGGATACCTGTAATTTACTGTGGAAACATAGCAAATAGAGAAGATATAAAGGAAATCCTTCAAGGACAGGAATTTTATATTGTAGATAATGTGTATCCAAGAATTGATGAATTAAATGTAGAGCCTGCCAGAGAGGTGATTCAAAGAGCCTTTGAAAATAATATAGTAAAGGCTCCTGGTATGGACAGAATAAAAGAAATGGTAGATGGAACCATAATGCCTACGCCGGGAGCTGTAATGGAAAGTGCGAAGTTATTATATGATAGCATTGGAGATGTTTTAGTCATAGACGTAGGTGGAGCTACTACTGATGTTCACTCAGTTACTGAAGGCTCATCAGAGATACAGGACATACTTTTAAGTCCAGAACCTAAAGCTAAAAGAACTGTAGAGGGGGATTTGGGAGTATATATAAACAGCTCTAACGTAATAGAAATATTGGAAGATATAGAAATGGAAGGATTAAATAGAGAGTATATAAAAAATAATATAGAACCTATACCAATGACAAAAGAACAAAAGAAATGCAGCTGTATTTTAACTAAGAAAGCAGTTAATACTGCAGTTGATAGGCATGTGGGATATATTAAAAGAGTTTATGGGTCAGGTAAAAAATTTATAGCTTATGGTAAGGATTTATCCAAAGTTAGGTATATAGTGGGTACTGGAGGTGCACTTACAAAACTTCCAGAAGGAGAAAATATGCTTAAAGGTATAAAGTATCTTAAGGAAGATTTAACTATGTATCCAAGAGAAGAAGCAAAAGTTTTAATTGATCATATGTATATAATGGCTTGTGCAGGAGTGCTTGCTAGAGAAAATAAAGAGTATGCTTTAAAGCTTATAGAGAAGAGTTTAAATTTATAA
- a CDS encoding zinc-ribbon domain-containing protein has protein sequence MADKNLVCKDCGKEFVFTEGEQEFYKEKGFENEPKRCPECRRQRKQQNRARD, from the coding sequence ATGGCAGATAAGAATTTAGTTTGTAAAGATTGCGGCAAGGAATTTGTTTTTACAGAAGGGGAGCAAGAATTCTACAAGGAAAAAGGATTTGAAAATGAACCAAAGAGATGCCCAGAGTGTAGAAGACAAAGAAAACAGCAAAACAGAGCAAGAGATTAA
- a CDS encoding ornithine aminomutase subunit alpha — protein sequence MKRADDFEKRREHIKNLTDEELYNRFWSLTEEIVRPMVDLAYNNTSPSIERSVLLRMGFTSIECSEIVKQGCKWNLLGKGMGHVVLEYANIKGIDYMEAGKQLAEGKGWEEIGEVMGGELNG from the coding sequence GTGAAAAGAGCGGATGACTTTGAAAAAAGAAGAGAGCATATTAAGAATTTAACAGATGAAGAGCTTTATAATAGATTTTGGAGTTTAACAGAAGAAATAGTTAGACCAATGGTAGATTTAGCATACAATAACACATCACCTTCTATAGAACGTTCTGTGCTTTTGAGAATGGGTTTTACAAGTATTGAATGTTCAGAAATAGTTAAGCAGGGTTGTAAATGGAACCTTTTAGGAAAAGGTATGGGGCATGTAGTTTTAGAATATGCAAATATTAAAGGAATAGATTACATGGAAGCAGGAAAGCAATTGGCAGAAGGAAAAGGATGGGAAGAAATTGGAGAAGTTATGGGTGGTGAGTTAAATGGGTAA